The proteins below come from a single Melitaea cinxia chromosome 9, ilMelCinx1.1, whole genome shotgun sequence genomic window:
- the LOC123656245 gene encoding CBP80/20-dependent translation initiation factor isoform X2, translating to MQTQMGGDLQRSYRVQDFASPGVIMRERSFIRPQSHHNMHHNQFPNNGKRRSMILTNAKGKPTLEIYRPPDGVATTGGNTATTPTTPGSNKLNVHAKEFTMAKPADLQNRSAIGLGYTSVGLQHSRSAVLHAQVPPHYRPVMPPHSLLTSASSGNVPHATVGPRVHFKLQPQISEKKKSPPASLTNGNGKSVRPQSFTPGLKRSKSLTSADTLASGMAALGLAADAGDLGNFPPEIQECIDKALEDPNSVCARTLMDAVGHLVARAVESPRYALPAARRCIAVVEREQSETFLESLLNTCQQWYHDRDKLLGTIVGGGRPRLMAFLSFLLEMYCQLRRRAIQRRGHSAPGHVLLALICKCCEDCIRQPVPSPSDTENLFFVLTYIGRDLETQLPGDLERLLTAVRDAFINSAAAPSIRRTLLQLIELHASRWQLPGCAVLYYYPSSK from the exons ATGCAAACTCAAATGGGGGGTGACCTGCAAAGGAGCTACAGGGTGCAGGACTTTGCCTCACCAGGCGTCATTATGAGGGAGCGAAGCTTCATACGGCCGCAGTCGCACCATAACATGCATCATAACCAG TTTCCGAACAATGGGAAACGGCGGAGTATGATTCTGACAAACGCCAAAGGGAAGCCGACGCTCGAAATCTATAGACCTCCAG ACGGCGTGGCGACCACGGGTGGGAACACGGCTACTACGCCCACAACGCCAGGCTCCAACAAGCTGAATGTGCATGCTAAGGAATTCACAATGGCCAAGCCTGCTGATCTGCAAAATAG GTCGGCAATAGGGTTGGGCTACACAAGCGTGGGGCTGCAGCACTCGCGGTCGGCAGTGTTGCACGCGCAGGTGCCGCCGCACTACCGGCCCGTGATGCCTCCGCACTCGTTGCTCACTAGCGCCTCCAGTGGAAATGTTCCTCATGCCAcg gTGGGTCCTCGTGTACACTTCAAGTTGCAGCCTCAGATATCTGAGAAGAAGAAGTCACCGCCAGCCTCCTTAACAAACGGCAATGGCAAGAGCGTCAGACCACAATCCTTCACACCGGGACTCAAACGTTCCAAATCTTTAACATCAGCTGACACTCTTGCCAGTGGTATGGCAGCGTTGGGTCTTGCTGCGGACGCGGGAGATCTCGGCAATTTTCCCCCAGAAATACAAGAGTGCATTGACAAGGCACTGGAAG ACCCGAACTCGGTGTGCGCGCGCACGCTCATGGACGCGGTGGGGCACCTGGTGGCGCGCGCGGTGGAGTCCCCGCGGTACGCGCTGCCGGCCGCGCGCCGCTGCATCGCGGTGGTGGAGCGCGAGCAGAGCGAGACCTTCCTCGAGTCGCTGCTCAACACCTGCCAGCAGTGGTACCACGACCGCGACAag CTCCTGGGTACGATAGTGGGCGGCGGCCGGCCGCGCCTGATGGCGTTCCTGTCGTTCCTGCTGGAGATGTACTGCCAGCTGCGGCGGCGCGCCATCCAGCGGCGCGGCCACAGCGCGCCCGGACACGTGCTGCTGGCGCTCATCTGCAAGTGCTGCGAGGACTGCATCCGCCAGCCCGTGCCCTCGCCCAGCGAC ACGGAGAACCTGTTCTTCGTGCTGACGTACATCGGGCGCGACCTGGAGACGCAGCTGCCGGGCGACCTGGAGCGCCTGCTGACGGCGGTGCGCGACGCCTTCATCAACAGCGCCGCCGCGCCCTCCATACGGCGCACGCTGCTGCAGCTCATCGAGCTGCACGCCTCGCGCTGGCAGCTGCCCGGCTGCGCGGTGCTCTACTACTACCCCTCCTCCAAGTAG
- the LOC123656245 gene encoding CBP80/20-dependent translation initiation factor isoform X1 — protein sequence MQTQMGGDLQRSYRVQDFASPGVIMRERSFIRPQSHHNMHHNQFPNNGKRRSMILTNAKGKPTLEIYRPPGVRTDGVATTGGNTATTPTTPGSNKLNVHAKEFTMAKPADLQNRSAIGLGYTSVGLQHSRSAVLHAQVPPHYRPVMPPHSLLTSASSGNVPHATVGPRVHFKLQPQISEKKKSPPASLTNGNGKSVRPQSFTPGLKRSKSLTSADTLASGMAALGLAADAGDLGNFPPEIQECIDKALEDPNSVCARTLMDAVGHLVARAVESPRYALPAARRCIAVVEREQSETFLESLLNTCQQWYHDRDKLLGTIVGGGRPRLMAFLSFLLEMYCQLRRRAIQRRGHSAPGHVLLALICKCCEDCIRQPVPSPSDTENLFFVLTYIGRDLETQLPGDLERLLTAVRDAFINSAAAPSIRRTLLQLIELHASRWQLPGCAVLYYYPSSK from the exons ATGCAAACTCAAATGGGGGGTGACCTGCAAAGGAGCTACAGGGTGCAGGACTTTGCCTCACCAGGCGTCATTATGAGGGAGCGAAGCTTCATACGGCCGCAGTCGCACCATAACATGCATCATAACCAG TTTCCGAACAATGGGAAACGGCGGAGTATGATTCTGACAAACGCCAAAGGGAAGCCGACGCTCGAAATCTATAGACCTCCAG GTGTCCGCACAGACGGCGTGGCGACCACGGGTGGGAACACGGCTACTACGCCCACAACGCCAGGCTCCAACAAGCTGAATGTGCATGCTAAGGAATTCACAATGGCCAAGCCTGCTGATCTGCAAAATAG GTCGGCAATAGGGTTGGGCTACACAAGCGTGGGGCTGCAGCACTCGCGGTCGGCAGTGTTGCACGCGCAGGTGCCGCCGCACTACCGGCCCGTGATGCCTCCGCACTCGTTGCTCACTAGCGCCTCCAGTGGAAATGTTCCTCATGCCAcg gTGGGTCCTCGTGTACACTTCAAGTTGCAGCCTCAGATATCTGAGAAGAAGAAGTCACCGCCAGCCTCCTTAACAAACGGCAATGGCAAGAGCGTCAGACCACAATCCTTCACACCGGGACTCAAACGTTCCAAATCTTTAACATCAGCTGACACTCTTGCCAGTGGTATGGCAGCGTTGGGTCTTGCTGCGGACGCGGGAGATCTCGGCAATTTTCCCCCAGAAATACAAGAGTGCATTGACAAGGCACTGGAAG ACCCGAACTCGGTGTGCGCGCGCACGCTCATGGACGCGGTGGGGCACCTGGTGGCGCGCGCGGTGGAGTCCCCGCGGTACGCGCTGCCGGCCGCGCGCCGCTGCATCGCGGTGGTGGAGCGCGAGCAGAGCGAGACCTTCCTCGAGTCGCTGCTCAACACCTGCCAGCAGTGGTACCACGACCGCGACAag CTCCTGGGTACGATAGTGGGCGGCGGCCGGCCGCGCCTGATGGCGTTCCTGTCGTTCCTGCTGGAGATGTACTGCCAGCTGCGGCGGCGCGCCATCCAGCGGCGCGGCCACAGCGCGCCCGGACACGTGCTGCTGGCGCTCATCTGCAAGTGCTGCGAGGACTGCATCCGCCAGCCCGTGCCCTCGCCCAGCGAC ACGGAGAACCTGTTCTTCGTGCTGACGTACATCGGGCGCGACCTGGAGACGCAGCTGCCGGGCGACCTGGAGCGCCTGCTGACGGCGGTGCGCGACGCCTTCATCAACAGCGCCGCCGCGCCCTCCATACGGCGCACGCTGCTGCAGCTCATCGAGCTGCACGCCTCGCGCTGGCAGCTGCCCGGCTGCGCGGTGCTCTACTACTACCCCTCCTCCAAGTAG